Proteins from a single region of Acipenser ruthenus chromosome 31, fAciRut3.2 maternal haplotype, whole genome shotgun sequence:
- the LOC117396874 gene encoding P2Y purinoceptor 4, protein MNSSLLHVNGTFSCPAEPQSIIIPIFLILVFLGGFILNSASLWIFCFRIPRWNSGMILQFHLALSDAMVTPAAPFMAIYYSLGSHWSFGPFLCQLKVFLLSTHLYSSIYFLMLISVHRYVAVVHYSRVSRMKRKEFVHKLCLGVWFFLFIKGTAFFFVLETTQVGNHTKCLSIYQDQLTSVYFIMNFVLLVPGFLVPFAISITCYSLLVSSVSKMKTNTLKGKVIKTKSLKMIAVCMSIFVACFTPLHVARTLGVVVKRFFPSSCALLTQVESAYYISWTLAGANCCLDPLLYCFGSEKFNESFKSSLNRIGFRFHRPAAPRGGTARARA, encoded by the coding sequence ATGAATAGCAGCCTCCTCCATGTCAACGGCACCTTTTCGTGCCCTGCTGAGCCCCAGTCCATCATCATCCCGATCTTCCTGATCCTGGTCTTCCTGGGCGGCTTCATCCTCAACAGCGCCAGCCTGTGGATCTTCTGCTTCCGTATCCCGCGGTGGAACTCGGGAATGATCCTCCAGTTCCACCTGGCCCTGAGCGACGCCATGGTCACCCCAGCCGCCCCGTTCATGGCGATCTACTACTCCCTGGGCAGCCACTGGTCCTTCGGACCGTTCCTGTGCCAGCTCAAAGTGTTCCTTCTCAGTACCCACCTGTACAGCAGCATCTACTTCCTCATGCTGATCAGCGTGCACCGCTACGTGGCCGTGGTGCACTACAGCAGGGTGTCCCGGATGAAGAGAAAAGAGTTTGTTCACAAACTCTGCCTGGGCGTGTGGTTCTTCCTCTTCATCAAAGGCACGGCCTTCTTCTTCGTCCTGGAGACCACCCAGGTGGGCAACCACACCAAGTGCCTGAGCATCTACCAGGACCAGCTGACCAGCGTCTACTTCATCATGAACTTCGTGCTCCTGGTCCCCGGGTTCCTGGTCCCCTTCGCCATCTCCATCACCTGCTACAGCCTCCTGGTTTCCTCCGTCTCCAAGATGAAAACCAACACCCTCAAGGGGAAGGTCATAAAGACCAAGTCCCTGAAAATGATCGCTGTCTGCATGAGCATCTTCGTGGCCTGCTTCACGCCCCTGCACGTGGCCCGCACCCTCGGCGTTGTGGTGAAGAGGTTCTTCCCCAGCTCCTGTGCGCTGCTCACCCAGGTGGAGAGCGCTTACTACATATCCTGGACTCTAGCTGGGGCCAACTGCTGCCTGGACCCCTTGCTGTACTGCTTCGGGTCAGAGAAATTCAACGAGTCCTTCAAGAGCTCGCTGAACAGGATCGGGTTCCGCTTTCACAGGCCTGCGGCTCCAAGGGGAGGGACAGCACGAGCCAGAGCATGA
- the LOC117396912 gene encoding glutamine synthetase-like, with protein MSVSESSLLNKGVRDQYMKLPQGDRVQVTYVWIDGTGEGLRCKTRTLDSEPKCLEDIPEWNFDGSSTYQAEGSNSDMYLIPVCIFRDPFILDPNKLVLCEVLKYNRKPAETNLRMRCKQAMDLAADSHPWFGMEQEYTLLGINKHPYGWPQNGFPGPQGPYYCGVGADKVYGRDVVESHYKACMYAGVKIAGSNAEVMPSQWEFQVGPSEGMDMGDHLWMARFLLHRVCEDFGVVATLDPKPITGNWNGAGCHTNFSTEAMRNKGGLQHIEEAIERLSKRHAFHIKAYDPKGGADNSRRLTGFHETSSIHDFSAGVANRGASIRIPRQVGQDGCGYFEDRRPSANCDPYAVTEAIIRTCVLNETGDQDAA; from the exons ATGTCTGTGTCTGAGAGCTCCCTGCTGAACAAGGGCGTGAGGGATCAGTATATGAAGCTGCCGCAGGGGGACCGGGTGCAGGTCACCTACGTGTGGATCGACGGCACGGGGGAGGGTCTCCGCTGCAAAACCAGAACGCTGGACAGCGAGCCCAAGTGCCTTGAGG ATATTCCTGAGTGGAATTTCGATGGCTCCAGCACCTACCAGGCTGAGGGTTCGAACAGCGACATGTACCTGATCCCTGTGTGCATATTCAGGGACCCCTTCATCCTGGATCCCAACAAGCTGGTGCTGTGTGAGGTGCTCAAGTACAACAGGAAACCTGCAG AGACTAACCTGCGGATGCGGTGTAAGCAGGCGATGGATCTGGCTGCAGACTCGCACCCCTGGTTTGGGATGGAACAGGAGTACACCCTGCTGGGCATTAACAAGCACCCCTACGGCTGGCCGCAGAATGGCTTCCCGGGGCCCCAGG GTCCTTATTACTGTGGAGTGGGTGCTGACAAAGTGTACGGGAGAGACGTTGTGGAGTCTCACTACAAAGCCTGCATGTACGCAGGGGTCAAGATAGCTGGCTCCAATGCAGAGGTCATGCCATCCCAG TGGGAGTTCCAGGTGGGCCCCTCTGAAGGTATGGATATGGGGGATCACCTCTGGATGGCACGGTTCCTGCTGCACCGTGTGTGCGAGGATTTCGGGGTGGTCGCCACACTGGACCCCAAACCCATCACCGGTAACTGGAACGGAGCGGGCTGCCACACCAACTTCAGCACCGAGGCCATGAGGAACAAGGGCGGACTCCA gcacaTTGAAGAAGCCATCGAGCGTCTGAGCAAGAGGCACGCCTTCCACATCAAGGCTTACGACCCCAAGGGAGGGGCTGACAACTCCCGCAGACTGACAGGCTTCCACGAGACCTCCAGTATCCACGACTTCTCCGCCGGCGTGGCCAACCGAGGGGCCAGCATCCGGATCCCGCGGCAGGTTGGGCAGGACGGCTGCGGCTACTTCGAGGACCGCCGCCCCTCCGCCAACTGCGACCCGTACGCAGTGACTGAAGCCATTATCCGCACCTGCGTCCTGAATGAGACCGGAGACCAGGATGCAGCCTGA